The genomic region agaaaaatgtgaTATTATATATGTTGACTAATTATTACTAAATATCACAGAGTACATGGGCCAAAAACACCCCAAAATCACCAATGATCAGTGAATATCAAGCCTGATGAACAGGAATATTCTTTCAATGGAAAAGGCATCAGCACtgacaaataacaaatatagcAAACAGAATGAGAGCATTTCAATGGCTTGAAGGCATCAGCACTGACAAATATACTTACAACAGCAATGAGCGAACTGAGAGCATTTGATCTAGCTTGAAGTCAAACAGTGCTCTCTTGACTCAGTGATTGTAAATTATTAACTTAATGGCTTTTAATGGAACCAGCTGGCAATGCATTGCTCAGACAACACAGAGACAATGCTAAATGAAACGATTGATACACACCGGGCAAatccattttaaacaaaacgaCTGCTCTGAATTCTGACAATATATTGAGGGAAAAATCGTAATTCCTTACTGGATGTTTAACTTCAGCTTTGAAACCCCAGTTGAATTGAACAGGGACACATCCACTTAACATGTAGGCCTATCACACGTGTTTAGGAGCCTCCAGGAAGAAGGCCATGGGCCCAACAATAACAAACTTGAATTTTTATCAATTCAATAACTTAATGTACTCAAAGTTATTAAAACCAACTAACTCACTCTGATAATTGAAGGACGAATGACTAATTAAAATATCAGAAGGGGCACAGTACACTCTTGATAACTAGCTAAACTAAGACACGCCAACCGATACGAGCCGACTCTGACAGAATAACGATGAAATATCTCAAGTACATCTATGTTTTTGAGCTGTACATTAACAAGCCTCGCTCTCTGTGACATTGAATGCAGTATAGTGTTACGGAAACTGCAGTAATAATGAGAATCAGGCGACTGCTCTGGATCCGATTCACTCACAACAAGAAGACGATTGTTCACCTGCCGCCAAACAAAGGTCAGGATCTCACGCGCCCACGCGAATAAATGTGCGACACATTGGGAAAACACAGCAGTTTACACTACAAACACAAATACTCGATTAATCACGAAATACGTTTTATCTTCATTGACTTAAAGTAGTGGAACAAGATCACGTCATCATAAAAGAAAGacacaatacatttaattttttgtacgCCATACTATGTTTAGAAGAAAATGGAGGGGCGGTAAGACCCTGAAGACCAACCCAACCGTTCAGCAGTCAATGTTTGACAGGatcaacaaacaaatacattcgCTATCTAAAGAGGCTAAATTATATACAGAAAGTAAGAATGATAACAATGAgttagttaatatatattttcattttaaaaaaagaagataaattgttatttttcttacctttaaaagaaaaatgagtttttgtccACCCAAGTGCTGTTACTTCCTCTGCTGTATTTCAGTGCgtgcttgttttattatctcGTCGCTGAAATCGGCCGTAAACGCTGAAGCTGCAACCACAAAATAACGCTTCTCGATTAGGTCAGAACGGACGCGGTGATGTCACGTAGACAGCGGTGCGCGGACTCCCATTGGAAAGTTACTCCCGGTAATATCAGCTGACCGCTATACAGCAACTCGTGCAGCGCAACCCAGTGACCCCGCCCCTACGAGGATGCGTCACCGACACACAAGTGTCACGAGCTTTCATAACGCAAGTTTCAAACGTTTCATCTCGTTACATAGGTAACACGCAAGGTATCATATTcgatttttaaaatgctctgATTAATCTGAGGCACTACAGATTTATCAGTTATACCTCGATTACGCAATGGCGAGGTAATGAacgtttttaaatatctttttaaatacaaattgctgtaattttatgaaacaggatgggatatttaaaagaaattgtaCAGACAAACAGAATTTATATTGGCTAATAATACcaaaaattatgcaattaaGGAATTTGAGAAAACCAAactaatcatttacattttcagaattatGTTTATACTGTAATAATCAGTGAGGGTTACAGACATACCTTTTAAGCCACAAAATATCGATGCTGTGCTTTTGGAACAAAGTAATATCATGCTAAAACAGCTGCTATATCCAAGTGTTTGTATCTTTACCTATTCTGAAATGAGACTCTTTATGTAAAGtatcaatttattatataactataaaaagataaataaaaagaaaacaaatgcacaagaaataaaggtttgattttattaaccTTTCTGGTGCTTTATTcatattgcattgttttgtcCTCAAGTAAataccagatttttttttaaaggaaaaaagagGGAACATCAGAAACTTAGGATATCTTCTGTTCTTTTTATCAAACATTTATGTCTTCAATTTGTCATTTACATAAAGTAATACAGTTaggaaataaacacaaaatacagtCAAGGCTTGACTCTGTAACCCACAGTGCATTTCgcacaaaaacacttaaaggtGAAACACCGGCTGGCTATAATAAATGTGTACTTGAACATCAAACAAAGCTGCAGAACTTGTAAAAAGCGCGGAACTGTTTTAATTCAAGACGGTGAAACAGGATTGGTACTTCAGCGAAATATTGAAACGCTAAACATTTAAAGAGTGCGGTCCTGTTTTCTTCTGGAGTTTGGGGTATAGTTGTCGCCTTAATGAAAGACAGTCTGCCTCCATCGTTTGTCATGCTGGAAGGGCCAGAGGCTGTCCCGGATGGCAGTCTTGAAAGGAGTGGGTTCTGCACTCAGACCAAGGAGCTCCAGACGTGAGCACTCTAACTGTGCATTTTGAGGCCTTTGGGCACCTGCTCCTGTAGGCTGATCTGTCATctacacacatatttaaaccAGGTTAATGAGCCAAAATGGAGCTTACCGAAACCAAAGTTAGGAGAAAAGATGTGAAGTTAAAAAATTCTTGAACGGAATACATGAACGGATCACTTTCTACATATATGAATGCACTGTACAGACAGTATTGACCTTAGGAAGGGCTGAGGATATATTAAGGGCATCTTTTCAGCTTTTTGTTTACTCACTGGTATTAGATGACTGCTGGGCAGGTTGAAAGCATCTGCTATTGCACAGGCCATCTCATATTTGGTCATCTGCTCTTTGGCAGAATAATGGAAGATTCCACGCAGTGACGGGTCCTGGGGGTAACAGAAAGATACAGTATTAAGTCTAGACTTAACTAGCTTAAGTAGATAATATATCGTGCATATATTCCATACATGGAGACATCACAGTGACTTGTTTCAATCCAGCCCTTGACCTGGACTGAGTATGACCCCAAAGCGTAAAGCAGACATCAAGCGGTTCACCTGAAGGGCTCTCTCGGCCATGTTCCGGCAGACACGTGCCACGTCATTAGTGTAAGTGGGAAAGCGTTGCTGACAGTGGTCTATGGTGCAGCTCTCGGCTCCCTCCTGAACACGGTCCCACAACACGGTCACTGCACTCTCTTCAACCTTCTCCACCTCTCCAAACAGAATGGGCACTCGTAGTACAGCTGCACCTGCTTGGTGCATAGATGAGGAACAGAGGTTGTTTTAAAAgggaatatacattttatgctCTCCTAATGCTGTAATATATAGTGGTGGCGGGCTTAACTTTATAAAATGGCAGTAAAGCTTACTTTATGCTGTTTGATTTGCAAATGCCGGAAATAGGCCTTAAAAACCTGTTGTACACAATCTACTACATGCCTACTGTCATCTGGTTAATCGTTTGTTTATTGATAAGTATAATTCTAATAGTCCTGTTCAAAActcctcattaaaaaaaaatctggtaaCACTTCATAACAACTGAACACTACGAATCATTAGTGATAATGATTTACACTGCAAGGATGGCATAGAGATTCATCTGTtaaagcattagtaaatagtcAATATATACCTAttacatatatgcataaatatacaaaccAGTTATTTAGGACTTGTCAGTGGTTTATAAGATCATTTAggaaacatgaataaatataaataaacatttgtaaatgttaataaatgctctAATTTACGATTAATTTAGGTAGTTCTTAAACATTTAGTAGTTGCTAGCCGTCTATTTTTGTGAGCTCATTTAAAGTGAGGACTATTTATATATCTTGTAAAGCATTTacaaaggagatttaaaggctcatttatcttccaaacagaaaagttaaccacagcacagagagatgcaatacacatacataactTTTCAAGatgccaaaaaataataatgtttatttgtttttccgTTAGGAAGATAACTAAGCCTTCTCAATCTCATTTCTCATTTCATATGCTTATAAACAAGGCATTTATAGATGTATCtataaactgcttactaatgaCTATTCATCCTGGGACAATGCTTTATAATTAATAGTTCCCTCatactgttaaatgtaaaatgtgtttattttgcaatgAAGGCTTAACTAACCATTTCGATCCTTTCAGAGGTGATTGAAAAACAATATACCTGGGCAGTGTCTGAGAATCTCCCTTTCACCCTCTAGCTTGGACTTCCCATACAAATTCAAAGGATTGGGGGCATCGTTTTCTCCATAGGGTGGATTGCGCCCATCAAAAACGTAATCTGTGCTGATGTAAATGAGGAAGATGCCCACTGTGGAAAAGGATTATGCATAACTTTAATGAGCAATTTTTTAACCACATCTAACACAGATATGTCACTCTGCTAACCTGCTTCTTTGGCCAGAGTAGAACATGCATGCACATTCAGGTTCATGGCTGCTTCAGTATGACGCTCCACAACATCTGGCCTCCTCTCAGCAGCACAGTGCACAATGACATGAGGCTGAcattcaaaaaaataagaaaaatatttttgacacGTACAGTATGAAAAACGGTAGGAGATGGTAGGAGAATAGTAGTGGGTGATCTTACTGGTTTAGGGTAATGACTTACCTGAAACCCTTGAATGACCCCTCGCACTGCGTCTTCATCCAGGAGATTACACTTCAGAAAACAAGGCCGTGCGCGGTTGTAGCCGCACCCCAAAGCATCCCAATCATTGTTCTTGAACTCTTTGTAAACAGCACGGCCCAGGAGCCCCGTGGCACCAGTCACAAGCACGCGCCGGTAAGGAGTGTAGACTTCATCCTAAATGACAGAACCAACTCAACATACCCTAGTAGTATGCATACATACCTGAGATATGATGtgcacattttcaaattaacatttttgttttagatcATGTCTTTAAGAAGATTATGGTTTAGAATACATGcgaaacattttatattatatatttaattatatatattatatataaaatgtttattcgaTTTTGTATTAGACAATGCTTTCCAGGTGAACATATCTGGGTGAGTGGCatgttttcttaatattaaaatcaattaatgtAACACAAATGTTTTCTGTATCTAGTTTGTAGAAGAAAACAGATGCAATCTGATTAAGTAGCATTTTCTTAATAACTGATACTTGTATCCACTGGATGTATTTTATGACACACATGATAGTTGTGTCTATTagacgttttattttattattattcattttaaatactggCTAGAAGGATATGGAGTCCGAGATGTAATTGACAATCTAAAAACCAATAAGAGTCGCCCCTCACAGAAGCTGGACACACCCCTACAACATCATTGGCAGATGATATCCCTTTGCGGGTTTAATGACAAATAATGGGGAAAGCCGGTGTCGATGAGTAATTGGGTTTTGTGTGACGACTttgcaaacagcaaaacaagtGATGAAAGGTAAGATATTACAACGTTCTTGAGACGTTAAGTATCTAGTTTTCGTCGAACTGTACTAATGaagttgaagttaaaagtttAAGACTGTAAGCGGAGTACACGACACTAGACTATAACATTTACCTCGGATGTTGGATAGTCACTTGTTTCATTGTATGGGGTAACTTATACGTTATTGTCAAGTCTTGGTAACTGAAATTAGCCGTGTATCTGTTGATATTATAAGAAATTCCGCTCTTCATTACAAGTATATACACTGATGGGTTTATACTTGTAATAGAACGCAAGtcattttgtttgtattatacGATCGTTAGAGTATAATTCTTCACCGAGCTTATTGTGATACAGACAATGTGTTAATGGCCTCAGAAAATTACATTGGCGTTAAACTACCTTCAAACGTGAGCAAACGCCCCTCCTCAAGCAACTAAccctctaaaacaaaaaaaagaagctgaaGAAAAGTGTGAATTACATGGGTTGCAAACCATCTGAAAACCGCAGACTCATAAGCTGACACGCGGAAATTTCTCGATGCTGAAGCTGCGGCACTCAGGTGTTTAGTCGCTGAAGCGCCACCCTGAGAACTTTTAGTGGAACTACAGCTGGGTTTGCATTTCGTTGTTTGGTTGTAGAAAGTTGTCTTTATAGATGTTCAGTCCATTTGCACACGTTGTTGTCAAAGATGATATTTTGCACTAGACATGcgctttaattacattttacagacGTGATGTTGGATTTGTACGGATGAAATTTGGTTTTCCGTTTAATATATGTTTAGAGCACATTTTACGACAACTCCAAAACAACTGACTTGTACCTAAACACTTAAAAAGGAAACTGGTTTATAGTGTTAAACCACAGAGAGCACAAATGGCGCTACATACACGCCAGTCTCACAGAGTTGAGCCGAAAATGAAAGATATCATAAGTACTGAATCATTTTTAGGTGGCACTCTTATTCATTATAGTTAAGTGCTGGTAAACAATTGAACCATCATCAGATGCGTTCATCAGTCGCTCGTcacaactgaatttaaaaaaaaaaagcgataaCACAcgatttgtgtttcattttataGTAAACCAGAAAATAATAACGAATGAGTTGCCTTAAATTATAAGGGATTCGTCTGAATTAAAGTTCCTTTGGCTTGTATGCCATGGAGGTGCTTCTCTAGAAATGGACCAACAGGCTTACCTGAACAAGCTCAACGTGCCCGGGTTTGAAATGTATCTTAAGCTCTTTATCTCTGATACTCATTTCAGTGTGACTACTGTTATCATATCCTGGAGGAGAAACCTCTATTTCTGATGCGCCACTCAATCCTTAAACCCTCTTGGAACGGGTGGCTCGTGCTGTCAAATTAGGCCCGTGTGCGATATGATTCATAGAACATACGCACGTAACGCTAACGCCTGTTTATGTTCTGGAGATTAGTGAATCTCTACGCCATCCTCGCAGTGTAAACAGCGGCTTTAGACCAAAACAAAGAGAAGTGTTCTAGCGCAT from Puntigrus tetrazona isolate hp1 chromosome 21, ASM1883169v1, whole genome shotgun sequence harbors:
- the mat2b gene encoding methionine adenosyltransferase 2 subunit beta isoform X4 yields the protein MPGFNYGDDQDEVYTPYRRVLVTGATGLLGRAVYKEFKNNDWDALGCGYNRARPCFLKCNLLDEDAVRGVIQGFQPHVIVHCAAERRPDVVERHTEAAMNLNVHACSTLAKEAVGIFLIYISTDYVFDGRNPPYGENDAPNPLNLYGKSKLEGEREILRHCPGAAVLRVPILFGEVEKVEESAVTVLWDRVQEGAESCTIDHCQQRFPTYTNDVARVCRNMAERALQDPSLRGIFHYSAKEQMTKYEMACAIADAFNLPSSHLIPMTDQPTGAGAQRPQNAQLECSRLELLGLSAEPTPFKTAIRDSLWPFQHDKRWRQTVFH
- the mat2b gene encoding methionine adenosyltransferase 2 subunit beta isoform X3; this encodes MPGFNYGDDQDEVYTPYRRVLVTGATGLLGRAVYKEFKNNDWDALGCGYNRARPCFLKCNLLDEDAVRGVIQGFQPHVIVHCAAERRPDVVERHTEAAMNLNVHACSTLAKEAVGIFLIYISTDYVFDGRNPPYGENDAPNPLNLYGKSKLEGEREILRHCPAGAAVLRVPILFGEVEKVEESAVTVLWDRVQEGAESCTIDHCQQRFPTYTNDVARVCRNMAERALQDPSLRGIFHYSAKEQMTKYEMACAIADAFNLPSSHLIPMTDQPTGAGAQRPQNAQLECSRLELLGLSAEPTPFKTAIRDSLWPFQHDKRWRQTVFH
- the mat2b gene encoding methionine adenosyltransferase 2 subunit beta isoform X2, translating into MSIRDKELKIHFKPGHVELVQDEVYTPYRRVLVTGATGLLGRAVYKEFKNNDWDALGCGYNRARPCFLKCNLLDEDAVRGVIQGFQPHVIVHCAAERRPDVVERHTEAAMNLNVHACSTLAKEAVGIFLIYISTDYVFDGRNPPYGENDAPNPLNLYGKSKLEGEREILRHCPGAAVLRVPILFGEVEKVEESAVTVLWDRVQEGAESCTIDHCQQRFPTYTNDVARVCRNMAERALQDPSLRGIFHYSAKEQMTKYEMACAIADAFNLPSSHLIPMTDQPTGAGAQRPQNAQLECSRLELLGLSAEPTPFKTAIRDSLWPFQHDKRWRQTVFH
- the mat2b gene encoding methionine adenosyltransferase 2 subunit beta isoform X1: MSIRDKELKIHFKPGHVELVQDEVYTPYRRVLVTGATGLLGRAVYKEFKNNDWDALGCGYNRARPCFLKCNLLDEDAVRGVIQGFQPHVIVHCAAERRPDVVERHTEAAMNLNVHACSTLAKEAVGIFLIYISTDYVFDGRNPPYGENDAPNPLNLYGKSKLEGEREILRHCPAGAAVLRVPILFGEVEKVEESAVTVLWDRVQEGAESCTIDHCQQRFPTYTNDVARVCRNMAERALQDPSLRGIFHYSAKEQMTKYEMACAIADAFNLPSSHLIPMTDQPTGAGAQRPQNAQLECSRLELLGLSAEPTPFKTAIRDSLWPFQHDKRWRQTVFH